ACCAACGGCAAACTGATTAGAAAGCTGTTCACCTACTGTACGTACACGACGATTGCTCAAGTGGTCAATATCATCCACATCTGCCTTTGAGTTAATTAACTCAATCAGATATTTAATGATTTCAATAATATCTTCCTTCGTGAGGACACGTACGTCCATATCAGTCGTCAGATTCAATTTTTTGTTGATTCTATAACGCCCCACATCACCAAGGTCATATCGTTTTTCCGAGAAGAAGAGGTTGTTAATAACTTCACGTGCACTTGCGTCATCAGCCGGATCAGCATTACGCAACTGACGGTAGATATACAACACAGCCTCCTTTTCCGAGTTACTCGGATCCTTCTGCAACGTATTATATATGATAGAGAAATCGGACTGGTTCGGTTCATCCTTATGCAAAAGGATGTTCTGAACTCCCGATTCCAGAATTTCATCTATATGCTCCTCTTCCAGTACGGTTTCACGATCGATAATAACTTCGTTACGTTCGATAGAAACCACCTCACCGGTATCTTCATCAACGAAATCTTCAATCCATGTTTTCAAGACACGTGCAGCCAGTTTACGGCCCAGCACTTTCTTCAGATTTGTCTTGTTAACCTTCACATCTTCTGCAAGGTTGAAAATCTCAAGAATATCTTTGTCGTTCTCGAAGCCGATCGCACGCAACAGAGTAGTTACCGGCAATTTCTTCTTACGGTCAATGTATGCGTACATCACGTTATTGATGTCAGTAGCAAACTCAATCCACGAACCTTTAAACGGAATAATACGAGCCGAATAAAGTTTCGTACCATTGGCATGCACACTCTGACCGAAGAATACACCCGGAGAACGGTGAAGCTGTGACACAACTACACGTTCGGCACCATTAATGACGAAAGTAGCCTTATCAGTCATATAAGGAATCGGGCCGAGGAATACGTCCTGAATCACTGTATCAAAATCCTCGTGATCGGGATCCGTACAGTATAGCTTAAGTTTCGCTTTTAAAGGAACACTATAAGTAAGCCCACGCTCTATACAATCATCAATGGTATAGCGCGGCGGATCAATATAATAGTCCAAAAACTCAAGAACAAAATTGTTTCTTGTATCGGCAATAGGGAAGTTTTCAGCAAATACTTTATACAAACCCTCATTCTTGCGCTTTTCAGGTGGGGTATCTAATTGTAGAAAGTCTTGGAATGACTTCAATTGTACTTCCAGGAAATCCGGGTATTCAAGCGGATTCTTAGTCGAAGCAAAATTAACTCTTTGATTTACAGTATTTGAAGACATCTGTCAATGAATTTGGAGAACTTAATTTGAAATATATACACAAAAAGGTTAAGAATCCTCTTGCGAAGGATTCCTAACCGAATTACCTGATTACCAGGCCAATGTTATTTAAGTTCAACTTCAGCTCCAGCTTCTTCCAATGTTTTCTTCAATGATTCTGCTTCGTCTTTAGCCAAACCTTCTTTTACTGTGCTAGGAGCACCGTCTACCAAGTCTTTAGCTTCTTTCAAACCAAGACCACAAGCTTCCTTAACAGCCTTAACTACCTGAAGTTTAGCTGCACCAGCGCTCTTCAATACTACGTCGAAAGAAGTTTTTTCTTCTGCGGCAGCAGCACCAGCTGCAGGACCAGCAGCAACAGCAACAGCTGCAGCAGCAGGTTCAATACCGTATTCTTCTTTAAGGATAGTTGCAAGTTCATTAACTTCTTTTACTGTCAAGTTAACTAGTTGTTCTGCAAAAGCTTTCAAATCTGCCATTTTTTGTATGATTTTAATTGTTTAAATACTTTGTTGATTTTTGAAAATTATTCGGGTCTCTCACCAAGAGTTTTGAGAACTCCGTGAAGGGTGTTACCACCTGATTGAAGAGCAGAAATAACATTCTTCGCCGGAGATTGCAACAATGCAACGATGTCAGCGATAACTTCATTCTTACTCTTGATTGCAACGAGAGCATCCAATTGGTCTGCACCAACGTAGAAGCTTTCTTCTGCATATGCAGCTTTCAGTCCGGGAATACCGTCTTTCGCTTTATCCTTGATCAGTTTAGCCGGAACGTTTGCAGTGTTGCAAAACATAATAGCAGTAGTACCTTTCAAAGAATCGTAAAGAGGAGAAAAGTCTTCTTCCAAGCTTTCAAGTGCTTTGTGAAGCAATGTGTTCTTAACCACCATCAATTTGATGCCTGATTTAAAACAATCTCTTCTCAATGCGCTAGTAGCAGCAGCGTTCATAGCTGTAACGTCTACCAAATAGAAGTGACCATATTCCTTTACCGTAGCAGCAATTTGCTCTATAATCGAATTTTTATCTTCCTTTCTCATTATTTCTCTGTTTTATTAGATTTCTTCCACTGATTTCGGGTCGATCTTGATACCCGCACTCATTGTACTAGAAAGATAAATACTCTTAATATATGTACCCTTTGCTGCGGTCGGTTTCAGTTTGATCAATGTAGAGATGAACTCTTTCGCGTTGTCGCGAATCTGATCAGCACTGAATGATACTTTACCGATAGAAGTATGAACGATACCGCTCTTATCAACTTTAAAGTCAATCTTACCTTGTTTTACTTCTTTTACAGCTTTAGCAACATCCATAGTTACGGTACCACTTTTAGGATTCGGCATCAATCCACGAGGACCGAGTACACGACCGAGTGCACCAATTTTACCCATGATAGATGGCATAGTGATTATCACATCGATATCAGTCCATCCACCTTTGATCTTTTCAATATATTCGTCAAGACCAACATAGTCAGCGCCAGCTTCTTTCGCAGCAGCTTCAGCATCCGGTGTACAGAGTACCAACACACGTACTTGTTTACCAGTACCATGAGGAAGTGAAACAACACCTCTCACCATCTGGTTAGCTTTACGTGGGTCAACACCTAAACGTACATCTATATCCAGTGAAGCATCAAACTTGGAAAAAGTGATTTCTTTTACCAAAGATGCAGCTTCTTTTAGTGAGTATGCTTTCCCTGCTTCAATCTTTTCTGCAGCTAACTTTTGATTTTTTGTCAGTTTACCCATTACAATTGAAGTTTATTAGTTATTAACCGGGAACTCCCCTTTTACAGCGATACCCATACTTCTAGCTGTACCTGCAACCATTCTCATGGCAGCTTCCACAGTAAAACAGTTTAAGTCCACCATTTTGTCCTGAGCAATCGTACGAATTTGTTCCCAAGTAAGCTCGGCAACTTTCTTACGGTTAGGCTCAGCAGAACCACTCTTTACCTTAGCTACTTCAAGTAATTGAATAGCAACGGGAGGAGTCTTGATTACAAAATCGAAAGACTTATCTGCGTAGTAAGTAATGATAACAGGCAAAATCTTACCTGCTTTGTCTTGGGTTCTGGCATTGAATTGCTTGCAAAATTCCATGATATTGATACCCTTAGAACCTAGAGCAGGTCCAACTGGGGGTGATGGATTTGCAGCGCCTCCTTTAATCTGTAATTTGATTAGTCCAGCAACTTCTTTAGCCATTTTTTTATTGATTTATATATAAACATTAAACGAAGAACAACAACAGCGTAACAATTCCGCGTTATTCTTTTTCCACTTGCATAAAGCCCAATTCAAGCGGTGTTTTTCGCCCGAATATCTTCACCATGACCTTCAGTTTCTTCTTTTCACTATTCACTTCTTCAATGATACCACTGAATCCGCTAAAAGGACCAAAAGTAACTTTTACAGTTTCACCCACTACGTACGGAATATTGAGTTCTTCACCCGTTTCCTGCAGTTCGTCCACTGTACCAAGTATACGATTCACTTCTGATTGTCTGAGAGGTACCGGTTTCTCGGAACCACCCAAAAAGCCTATCACATTCGGAGTATTACGCAGGTGATGAGCGACCTCACCAACCAGAGCAGCCTCCACTAAAACGTAACCAGGAAGATAACTTCTTTCCTTCACAATCTTTTTACCATTGCGAACCTGGTAAACCTTTTCAGTAGGAATCAATACCTGAGATACATATTCACCAAGGTCGCTGTTTTTAAGATCAGCTTCAAGATATTCCTTTACCTTAGCTTCTTTTCCGCTAATAGCACGCAGAACGTACCATTTCTTTTCAATCTCAGCCATTTTCAATTCCTGTTTTTAATGTGGATAAACAATTTTTTCCATGAAGTTTTGGAAACAGACATCCATACCCCATACTACCAATGCAATAAGCAGGGAAGCATATAAAACAACTACTGCACTGTTAGCAAGTTCGGAATACGTAGGCCACGATACTTTATGAACAAGTTCGTCGTAAGATTCTTTAATATAAGCTATTACCTTTTTCATTTCAATAATATTAGCACGGGAGGAGAGGCTCGAACTCCCGACACCCGGTTTTGGAGACCGGTGCTCTACCAACTGAGCTACTCCCGTTTGTACATAATCAGTTCCCGATTTACACCGAGAACTGATTAATTATTGTGTATTAGTCGATGATTTCAGTAATCTGACCAGCACCTACCGTACGTCCACCTTCGCGGATAGCGAAACGAAGACCCGGGTTCAATGCTACTGGGTAGATCAACTCAACTGTAATAGTTACGTTATCACCCGGCATTACCATTTCTGTTCCTTCCGGCAAAGTGATTTCACCTGTACAGTCCATAGTACGCAGATAGAATTGAGGACGGTATTTGTTGTGGAACGGAGTGTGACGACCACCTTCTTCTTTCTTCAGGATATAAACCTCAGCTTTGAATTTAGAGTGCGGCTTAATCTGTCCCGGTTTACAAAGAACCATACCACGTTTGATTTCGTTCTTGTCAACACCACGGAGCAACAAACCTACGTTGTCACCAGCTTCACCTTGATCCAACAGTTTACGGAACATTTCAACACCAGTTACAACTGATTTCTTATCTTCGCCCAAACCAAGGATTTCAACTTCATCACCTACGTGGATAATACCTGATTCGATACGACCTGTAGCAACAGTACCACGACCTGTGATAGAGAACACGTCTTCAACCGGCATCAAGAATGGTTTATCAACATCGCGCGGAGGCAGTGGGATCCAAGTATCAACTGCATCCATCAGTTCCATAACTTTATTTTCCCATTTTTCTACACCGTTCAATGCGCCAAGAGCAGAACCCTGGATGATAGGAGTATTGTCACCATCAAAATCATAGAAAGAAAGAAGTTCTCTCATTTCCATTTCAACGAGTTCCAACATTTCAGCATCGTCTACCATATCGCACTTATTCAAGAATACAACCAGACGAGGAACGTTTACCTGACGAGCCAACAAGATATGTTCGCGAGTCTGAGGCATCGGACCATCAGTTGCAGCACAAACGATGATAGCACCATCCATCTGAGCAGCACCAGTTACCATGTTCTTTACGTAGTCGGCGTGTCCCGGACAGTCAACGTGTGCGTAGTGACGGTTAGCTGTTTCATACTCAACGTGTGAAGTATTGATAGTAATACCTCTTTCTTTTTCTTCAGGAGCGTTGTCGATAGAATCGAAAGAACGCAATTCAGAAAGACCTTTCTTAGCCAACACAGTAGTGATAGCAGCTGTCAACGTTGTCTTACCGTGGTCTACGTGACCGATTGTACCAATGTTTACGTGCGGTTTGGTACGTTCAAATTTCTCTTTAGCCATAGCTTTACTTGTTATTTATTTGATTAATAATCAGCATTTACATCTTATGAGCTGTTACCGGGATTTGAACCCGGGACCTCTTCCTTACCAAGGAAGTGCTCTACCACTGAGCTATAACAGCAAGAAAAAAGAGCGGAAGACGGGGCTCAAACCCGCGACCCTCAGCTTGGAAGGCTAATGCTCTATCAACTGAGCTACTTCCGCATTCTTGCCAAAGTTGTCACTCTGATTGTGGGCAAAGATGGATTCGAACCACCGAAGGCGTAAGCCAGCAGATTTACAGTCTGCCCCATTTGGCCACTCTGGTATTTGCCCTAATAATTTTCTCACTACGCAAAGAACGAGCTTCCGTCTATCTTTCTAAAAGAATTAACCTTCTCATCCTTGAGCCTCTTGTCGGATTCGAACCAACGACCCCGAGATTACAAATCACGTGCTCTGGCCAACTGAGCTAAAGAGGCATTCTAGCTAAAAAATGCAACCGCCACGTTCTAACACGAGCGAAACGGCTGCAAATTTAGTTATTTATTTCTTTCCCGCAAAATATTTGCGATTTTTTTATTTGCTACGTTGTTTTTCCTTGTATTTAACCAGTTGCTTTTCGAGCGCTTCCACATCTAAATCAATTGCTTCCTCAAATGTATCACACACTTTACTTGCATAAAACTCCCCGTTAGGAATAAGTATTTTTATGCCTGCTTCTTTATTTGCAGCAACTTCCGGCTTAACTACCTTTAATGACACCTCTACTTTCTTTATATCTTCGTAATACTTTTCCAACTTAGACACTTTCTTTTGAATAAATGCCTGCAATTGCTCTGACGCATCAAAGTGAATTGATTGAATTCTTACATCCATACTTACCTCCTTGTTTTTAAGCTCTTGGATGAGCTTGTTTATACACTTTTTTAAGTTCTTCAAATGTGGCATGCGTATAGATCTCGGTAGTTGCAATACTCTCGTGACCTAAAAGTTCTTTTACTGCACCCAACTCCGCATCATTGTTCAGCATCGTGGTAGCAAAAGTATGCCTCAACACGTGAGGACTCCTTTTTTTCAGCGTAACCACCTTTGACAGGTTCCGTTTCACTAAATTATAGACTAGATTCTTATAAAGTCGTTCGCCATTCTCTCTAACAAAAAAAGCTTCCGACCTTTCCGGAATCATTTCGTTTCTTATGTTAATATATCCAAGCATCAACTCACGCAGTTCATCACCGAACGGTATCAGCCGTTGCTTGTTCCTTTTCCCGGTTACTTTCAAAAGAGAAGCAGAAAAATCCACATCCTTGTCATCCAATCCTATCAATTCCGAAAGCCTTATGCCCGTAGCATAAAATACTTCAATAATCAATCGATCCCGATAACCTTTAAACCCTTCACCAAAATCCGTTTCATCCAGCAGCTTGTTCATTTCGCTTTCTTTCAAGAAAACAGGTAGCGGCTTTTTATTTTTAGGTCCTGTTATTTTACATAACGGATCCTTAGTCACCTCCCCCTGCCTTAAAAGATATTTATAGAACGACCGGAGCGAACTCAGTTTACGATTTACAGAAGTCGAAGTGTATCCCCTATCCATTAATGAAACAATCCATTCACGAATCAGTTCAGCTTCCACCTCCAACGGATTAAATCTTCCATACTCTTCCTGAGCAAACTCCTGTAGTTGCTTTATATCCTCACTATACGCCAGAACGGTTTTTTCAGAGTAATTCCGCTCATACCGGAGATAATCAAGAAAAGATTTTATTAACATAATATCGCTACATCTAAAATCGTGCAACGAATGTATGAAAAGAATTCAATAATTCAAAGGAAATTACGAATTATTAATCTTCTACTTGCTGAAGTTGTTGTACGTAAACTGCACGTTCTTTCTTAAGTCTTTTAGTTACAGACGGTTTATCAAACTGCTGTCTTCTTCTTAATTCTTTAACGATGCCAGTTTTTTCGAATTTTCTCTTAAACTTCTTCAGCGATTTTTCAATGTTTTCGCCTTCTTTTACAGGTACTACAATCATTTTGTTACTATTAATATGTTATTGGTTAAAAAATTCCGCAGTCAAATTGCGCCGCAAAATTACACATACTTTCTTTATTCACAAAACTTTCGGCAAATATTTCTCAAAAACTATTCATAAACAACTCATTAACCGTAAAAAGTTACTACCTTTGAATCTGTTATATGTCTATTAATAATATAAAATGGTATGAGACAGAGTATAAAAGAACGAATGCATGCATTACGAATGACATTCCCCCCCAATTACATTAAAGCGTTTATCATCCCCAGCACCGATCCGCATTTGAGCGAGTACGTAGCTCCGCACTGGATGTCACGTGAATGGATTTCCGGTTTCACGGGTTCGGCAGGAACCGTTGTCGTCTTAATGAACGAAGCCGGACTATGGACCGATTCCCGTTATTTTCTACAAGCCGCCAAAGAATTGGAGGGTAGCGGTATTACTTTATATAAGGAAATGCTACCGGAAACTCCCAGTATTACAAAATATCTCAGCCAGAAGTTAAAGCCCGGTGAATCGGTAAGTATCGATGGCAAGATGTTCTCCGTACAACAAGTTGAGCAAATGAAAGAAGAACTTGCAGCATACAGTTTGCAGGTTGACTTATTCGGTGATCCGCTGAAAAGGATTTGGAAAGACCGGCCTTCTATACCTAATTCTCCGGCCTTCGTCTATGATATTGAATATGCCGGCAAAAGTTGTGAAGAAAAAGTTGCCGCTATTCGTGCCGAATTAACAAAGAAAGGAGCGTATGCCTTATTCTTATCTGCCCTGGACGAAATAGCATGGACTCTCAATTTGAGAGGGAACGACGTGCATTGTAATCCGGTAGTAGTCAGCTATCTGTTAATCACGCAAGATGACGTGATTTACTTCATCTCACCGGAAAAGGTTACAAAAGAAGTGAACGAGTATTTAAAAGAACAGCATGTCAAGTTGAAAAACTACGATGAAGTAGAAACTTACTTGAATACTTTTACAGGCAGAAATATCCTTATTGATCCCAAGAAAACAAACTTTGCCATATATTCTGCAATTAATCCGAAATGCAACATTATACGTGGTGAATCTCCTGTAGCTCTATTAAAGGCTATTCGAAACGAACAAGAAATTGCAGGTATTCATGCAGCTATGCAGCGGGATGGCGTTGCGCTCGTCAAATTCCTCAAATGGTTGGAAGAAGCAGTGCCTTCCGGCAAAGAGACAGAACTAAGCGTAGACAGGAAATTACATGAATTCAGAGCAGCCCAGCCCCTTTATATGGGAGAGAGTTTCGACACTATTGCCGGATATAAGGAACACGGAGCTATTGTGCATTACTCCGCAACTCCGGAAAGTGACGTTCCTCTTCAACCCAAAGGTTTTCTTCTTTTAGATTCGGGAGCCCAGTATCTGGACGGGACTACCGACATTACCCGCACGATCGCATTAGGTGAACTAACTGAAGAAGAAAAAACGGATTATACTTTGATATTAAAGGGGCATATTGCATTGGCTATGGCTAAGTTCCCAGTCGGAACCCGGGGCGCCCAACTTGATGTTCTCGCCCGTATGCCGATCTGGAAATATGGAATGAACTTCCTTCATGGTACAGGCCATGGTGTCGGGCATTTCCTCAGCGTGCATGAAGGACCGCAAAGTATCCGCATGAACGAGAACCCTGTCGTATTACAACCCGGCATGGTTACTTCCAACGAACCGGGAGTTTATAAAGCCGGCAGTCATGGCATCCGCACCGAGAACCTGACGCTTGTCTGCAAAGACAAAGAAGGTATGTTCGGAGATTATCTCAAGTTTGAGACGATTACTTTATGTCCTATTTGTAAAAAGGGAATAGTCAAGGAAATGCTGACAAATGAAGAAATTGAATGGTTAAACAATTATCATCAGATTGTCTACGAAAAGCTGTCACCGAATCTTAACGAAGAAGAAAAAGTTTGGTTACAGGAAGCGACTGCTTCTATTTAAGCCAACCTTGCTTAACACCCGGATGTCATACAACATAGGGCAGCATTAAATTAAAAATTTTATTAGGAACAAATACTTTATGGCTTTAATAAAATCTGTACGCGGCTTTACTCCCGAAATCGGAGAAAACTGCTTCCTCGCAGACAACGCAACTATTATAGGAGATGTAAAAATAGGAAATGATTGCAGTATATGGTTTAGCACCGTATTGCGCGGTGACGTCAATTCTATACGTATAGGCAATGGAGTTAACATCCAGGATGGAAGTGTTTTGCATACATTATATCAAAAATCAGTTATCGAAATCGGCGACCATGTTTCCGTGGGGCATAATGTAACCATACACGGAGCGACTATCAAAGATTATGCTTTAGTCGGAATGGGATCGACCATACTAGACCATGCTATAGTCGGTGAAGGAGCAATTGTAGCTGCCGGTTCTTTAGTCCTAAGTAATACAGTAATCGAGCCTGGAAGTATTTGGGGTGGAGTACCTGCCAAATTTATAAAGAAGGTAGACCCGGAACAAGCCAAAGAATTAAACCAGAAGATTGCTCACAATTATCTGATGTATTCGCAATGGTATAAAGAATGATTTTTAGTAAAATCGGAAACAAAGCTTCACTCCTTCTTACACTTAAAACATAAGAGTAAGAAGGAGTTTTTCTTGTATTACCCGAATCAATCATCATTGACTTCCAAAGTCCATATTCATCTTATTTAACCCTCTGATAATTGGAATATTACGAAATATCCGTAGATTTGTAAAAGATTAAATCGAGGCAGTGAATCAACAAACATTCACCTATTATGAAAATAAGACTACTACTTACAATTCTCTTACCGACAGCAACAATAGCTGCCAATACCCAAATCATGGAAAGAACGTTTTTAAAGAAAGTACTTACCAAGTTAGAAAAGATTGAATCTGCGACATATTACGTCACTGACGAAAGCCGGCAACCTGATGATTCCACCACATTATTCAGTAGCAAAGAGTTTGAGCTTATCGCAATAGAATCTTGGAGCCGCCAAGTATCTTCTATTCGAAATTACGCAAACCGGAAGAAGTTAAATGATACTATTCTAAACGCAGCCAATGAAGTAATCAAACAATATCAGACAAGCGGTGCCACACCTTACTTTTTCATTGTAGATCAAGAAGGAATCAGAAGTTATAGTAAAGAGAATACCGATAAAGAAATAATCCATACAATAAAAGAACTACTATGAGCAGACTATTTACCTTCCTTTGCCTGTCTTTGTTATTCAATCTAGCACAGGCACAATTACCGACCCCCGAGTATAAAAAAGGACAAGCCATCCTGAGTGGGACAATCGCCAACTACAATCCGGACGACAATCTGATATTCAAGATCGGTGCTCCCAATATCGTAATGGGAACAGCCGAGACACTTTATCCGACTGTTGAAGCAGATGGAAGTTTCACGATTAATATTCCTCTCTACCATAGTGCTCAAGTACGGATGATAATAGGAAATGCAGATTTAGTCATTCTGTTAAGTCCCGAAAAAGAGACCAATGTAACTATCAATCTAAGCAATCTGCCAGGAAAACAATTTGTATATAGTGGTCAGTATGCTACCATTAACAATGAATGGTGTCAGCCGGAACTGATAACAAAGATACCTCCTGTTTATAGAGATGGCGACTTATTGGATTCTATTGCAGGCATCAGTGCCAACGAGTTCAAGGAACGCTGCATCAACCAATACAAACAGTACATAGCGCACAACAACACACAGTCGCAATTCAGCGAAGACACTCGTACACTAGCCAATCTTTCATGCGCATTTGATTGTCTGGAAAACCTGCAAGCTACCCACTATTGTCTGCAAACAGCTTATCAGAAGAAAGAAAACATTACGCGAGAACAAGCTTTTGCAGCTTTCCTCGATATACATTTACCTGATGATTTTCACAACTACCTGAAAGATTTTCCTGTCAATCACCCTTTGGCACTTTATTGTTATAATTACCGTAATGTAGTCACAAACTTCTTATATGATACACACTATGACCCACTCTCTATGGAAAAATATCTATTGGAAAACGCACCGCTCACAAAAGAGGAGCAGACACTCATTCATCAATATGAAGCAGCTTTTAAAGCAGGAGTAATCTTCCGGCGGCAAAACGATTTGATGACACTCATCCGCAAATATACTAAAGAGAGAGACGACTGTAACTGGAAAATATTTTCCGAAGCCAAAAAACGTCTGGGGCATATCCTGCAAGACAGCACCTGTTTGCCGGTTGACTACATACGCGCAATCTATATGCGCTCCAGCCTTTACAACCTACAACCGTTGACCTCCCGGCAGGAAATCATGGCTTCGGAAATTACAAATCCTATATTCATAGGCATCATTCAAGACATGAACCGTCAGATGCAACCCCGGAAGAAGGCAACAACAAAGAAATATACCATCTGCGAAGCGTCACAAGTGGCAGAAGAAGAACTGCTGGATGCACTCATTGCACGTCATAAAGGCAAAGTACAGTTTATCGATTTCTGGGCTACCTGGTGTGGCGGTTGCCGGCAGATTATCAAAGAATATGAGCCGCTAAAGAAAGATATAAGTGAAGACAAAGTAGCTTTCATTTACCTCACCGGCCCCAGTTCGATAAAGAAGACATGGGAAATACTCATAGAAGATATCGCAGGCGAACATTACTGGCTGGACAAAGAGCAATGGGAATATCTTTGGACACATTTTCAAATGACAGGGTTACCGATGTATCTGCTAATAGACAAGCAAGGGAATATAGTGAAACGATTTACTCACATTACCACCAAAGAATTAAAAGATTTACTGGAACAAGAAATCAATAAGATATAAGTCCGTACAAATACTAATAAAAGAGAATTGTTTTTCAGGGCAGGATTTCGGAATATGAAATCCCCTTTAAGAAGAGAGAAGTCCCCTTATTTTAGATTGACCCATTACAGAGAACTAAAATTAGGGGACTTTTATAATTAGAAATTAATCATGTGCATAATCTTCTCCGTAGCTCCGGCGTTGCTTGTCACATAATACCCCGCATTTGTACCGGTTTCACGCAAGAATACCTCATCAGTCCGGAAACGATCCAGCAAAGTTTTCAGTTCATCATAATCTTTGATAGAATAGGCTCCTTTTGCTTCCAGCAATTGAACAGCTTCCATAAATTTCTGGTATTTAGGTCCGAAAATCACAGGAATACCATACACGGCTGCCTCCAAAGTGTTGTGAATACCAACCCCGAAACCACCCCCGATATAAGCTATTTCTCCATAACGATAAATAGAAGAAAGCAATCCGAAACAATCAATAATGAGACAGTCAGCTTTCAATACATTCTTTTCGTCGGCACGGGTATAACGCACGTAAGGACGTTTCAGTTTGCTGATAATCTCTACCAGGTGATTTTCATCAATTACATGGGGAGCTATAATCAGCTTCATTTCCGGGTGATTGT
The nucleotide sequence above comes from Bacteroides caccae. Encoded proteins:
- a CDS encoding TlpA family protein disulfide reductase, giving the protein MSRLFTFLCLSLLFNLAQAQLPTPEYKKGQAILSGTIANYNPDDNLIFKIGAPNIVMGTAETLYPTVEADGSFTINIPLYHSAQVRMIIGNADLVILLSPEKETNVTINLSNLPGKQFVYSGQYATINNEWCQPELITKIPPVYRDGDLLDSIAGISANEFKERCINQYKQYIAHNNTQSQFSEDTRTLANLSCAFDCLENLQATHYCLQTAYQKKENITREQAFAAFLDIHLPDDFHNYLKDFPVNHPLALYCYNYRNVVTNFLYDTHYDPLSMEKYLLENAPLTKEEQTLIHQYEAAFKAGVIFRRQNDLMTLIRKYTKERDDCNWKIFSEAKKRLGHILQDSTCLPVDYIRAIYMRSSLYNLQPLTSRQEIMASEITNPIFIGIIQDMNRQMQPRKKATTKKYTICEASQVAEEELLDALIARHKGKVQFIDFWATWCGGCRQIIKEYEPLKKDISEDKVAFIYLTGPSSIKKTWEILIEDIAGEHYWLDKEQWEYLWTHFQMTGLPMYLLIDKQGNIVKRFTHITTKELKDLLEQEINKI
- a CDS encoding aminopeptidase P family protein, which translates into the protein MRQSIKERMHALRMTFPPNYIKAFIIPSTDPHLSEYVAPHWMSREWISGFTGSAGTVVVLMNEAGLWTDSRYFLQAAKELEGSGITLYKEMLPETPSITKYLSQKLKPGESVSIDGKMFSVQQVEQMKEELAAYSLQVDLFGDPLKRIWKDRPSIPNSPAFVYDIEYAGKSCEEKVAAIRAELTKKGAYALFLSALDEIAWTLNLRGNDVHCNPVVVSYLLITQDDVIYFISPEKVTKEVNEYLKEQHVKLKNYDEVETYLNTFTGRNILIDPKKTNFAIYSAINPKCNIIRGESPVALLKAIRNEQEIAGIHAAMQRDGVALVKFLKWLEEAVPSGKETELSVDRKLHEFRAAQPLYMGESFDTIAGYKEHGAIVHYSATPESDVPLQPKGFLLLDSGAQYLDGTTDITRTIALGELTEEEKTDYTLILKGHIALAMAKFPVGTRGAQLDVLARMPIWKYGMNFLHGTGHGVGHFLSVHEGPQSIRMNENPVVLQPGMVTSNEPGVYKAGSHGIRTENLTLVCKDKEGMFGDYLKFETITLCPICKKGIVKEMLTNEEIEWLNNYHQIVYEKLSPNLNEEEKVWLQEATASI
- a CDS encoding gamma carbonic anhydrase family protein → MALIKSVRGFTPEIGENCFLADNATIIGDVKIGNDCSIWFSTVLRGDVNSIRIGNGVNIQDGSVLHTLYQKSVIEIGDHVSVGHNVTIHGATIKDYALVGMGSTILDHAIVGEGAIVAAGSLVLSNTVIEPGSIWGGVPAKFIKKVDPEQAKELNQKIAHNYLMYSQWYKE